From the Candidatus Methylomirabilis sp. genome, the window TATTCGTAGATGGAGTCCGGGTCAACGAGCCGGCTGTCGAAGAGATCAACTTCGACCTCATCCCGCTCGATGACGTCGAGCGGATCGAGTTGATCCGCGGACCAACGGCCGTCTTCGGACGCAACGCCCTGGCCGGCTCGCTCAATATCATTACGAAGCGGGGTACCGCCGAGCAAGAGATGGTCGTTGAAGGTTCAGGCGGCAGCTTTGGCCGCGCCAAAGGGCGAGGGGTTATGAGTGGAAGCGGCGGACCGATCGATTACTACTTTTCCGGGAGTTACTCGCATGAGGATGGCTGGCGCGATCAATCAGTCTCTCGTCTGTCTCAGTTTTTCGGCAAGCTGGGGTATCGAGAGGGCGGAACTGATGCAACCCTCTCCTATCAGTATCACAACAACAGGATCGAGCAGGCCGGTTCGCTGCCGCTCAGCCGGCTACAAGTCGATCGTCAGGAGAATTTCACCGTCGGCGACTTCTTCCGGCCTGAGCTCCACCAGGTAGCCCTCAATGTCAACCAGACCATTGGAGCTGGCTTTTCCATAGCTCTCAATGGGTTTGTGAGAAGCCTGGAGGCTGAACAGTTCAATGTGAGCCTGATCAGTGAGAGCACCCGTCTCTTCAACGATACCCTTTCCGGCGGCGGTACGCTCCAGCTTGCGCACGAAGGCCGGTTCTGGGGGCGAAAGAATGTCCTGACTCTTGGGGCGGAGTATGCGCGCCACGATGTAGACATCCGGGTCTTCGAGGAGGCGAATGTGCGGACCCTCCGTTCTGCCCTTTCAGATACGCAGGATACTGTGGGCGCCTATTTCCAGGATACGGCCGAACTGGGCCGCGGCCTTTTGCTGTCCGGCGACAATCTGTTCTTGACCGGAGCGCTCCGAGCCGACTATATCCGGCACTCCGTCACCGACTCCAGTCCTGAAGAACCGGGCAAAGCCTCAGGCAGAGCCTCGTACAGTCGTGTGACTCCCAGGGTTGGCCTCAACTACAATCTCTCAGATCACTACGGGATCTATTTCTCATACTCACAAGGGTTTCGAGCCCCGGCCTTTCTGGAGTTGACCTGTGCCAATCCGGACTCTCCGTGCATCGGACTGCAGGCCGGCGTAGCCCCGGATACCGGCTTCTTTAAGCTCAGTCCCGTCAGGGCCAACAACTATGAAGTGGGTTTCCGTGCGCGCCCTACGCCATGGCTGGAGGGGAGTCTTGCTCTCTATCGCACCGACATAAGGGATGATATCTTTTCGGTATCCGACCCGACTGCGCTCACGGTCTTTTTCCAGAACGTGGGTAACACACGACGGGAGGGGATCGAGGTCGGTCTTCATGGACTCTATCACGAATGGCTGGAGGGGTACGTGAATTACGCCTACACCCGTGCGACCTTTCGGGATGACGTCGAGCTGGCCTCGCCCAGGACACCTGGCAGCA encodes:
- a CDS encoding TonB-dependent receptor — its product is MPWHRLRAAAVFAIWLVLSSTEAHAQGAGAELEIVPLPEILVTAPARLPEVPLSLAEVPASVQIITADEIKRSGALSLQGVMQQLPGVHLNDQQGNAYQLDLSFRGFSSTSVTGVPQGISVFVDGVRVNEPAVEEINFDLIPLDDVERIELIRGPTAVFGRNALAGSLNIITKRGTAEQEMVVEGSGGSFGRAKGRGVMSGSGGPIDYYFSGSYSHEDGWRDQSVSRLSQFFGKLGYREGGTDATLSYQYHNNRIEQAGSLPLSRLQVDRQENFTVGDFFRPELHQVALNVNQTIGAGFSIALNGFVRSLEAEQFNVSLISESTRLFNDTLSGGGTLQLAHEGRFWGRKNVLTLGAEYARHDVDIRVFEEANVRTLRSALSDTQDTVGAYFQDTAELGRGLLLSGDNLFLTGALRADYIRHSVTDSSPEEPGKASGRASYSRVTPRVGLNYNLSDHYGIYFSYSQGFRAPAFLELTCANPDSPCIGLQAGVAPDTGFFKLSPVRANNYEVGFRARPTPWLEGSLALYRTDIRDDIFSVSDPTALTVFFQNVGNTRREGIEVGLHGLYHEWLEGYVNYAYTRATFRDDVELASPRTPGSTQQVQDGNSLPLTPNHRVNAGLRYHLYKWLTISLNLTYVGDQFFRGDEANTQPKLDDYIVLNAGLDLHWRRFAGFVKINNLNNNKYETFGTFAPNAKLPGLPIEPFLTPAPPINVLVGASYRF